A stretch of Mobula birostris isolate sMobBir1 chromosome 2, sMobBir1.hap1, whole genome shotgun sequence DNA encodes these proteins:
- the rnf146 gene encoding E3 ubiquitin-protein ligase rnf146 isoform X1, which yields MISLRFWRTNLWVNVKSRMASCGNIDHASNMLPGGRKLSDSCSSTTPTLTVPECAICLQTCVHPVKLPCKHIFCFLCVKGASWQSRRCALCRQEIPEDFLDKPALLSPEELKAASRGNGEYAWYYEGTNGWWQYDERTSTELEDAHIKGKKTIEMLIAGYLYVADLENMIQFRRNEHGRRRKMKRDVADIPKKGVAGLRLDCDSSSLTSERENSADGADSTAGVGPAPASTQPSARQAPSVADQPESPLTPSPDVNVLLVNSLAQLQLSSHRVSRNHRGEGEEQSAARVSYDNTESATSTDAEDENAGLLQESTAIALSGQIIVSPTNERENEIPGGEPSPEGATSNGLRAREQHPDGQCTVTEV from the coding sequence GATGGCTAGCTGCGGGAACATTGATCACGCATCAAACATGCTTCCAGGAGGACGGAAGTTAAGTGACTCCTGCTCAAGCACTACACCAACCCTGACTGTACCAGAATGTGCTATTTGCCTGCAGACTTGTGTTCACCCTGTGAAACTGCCTTGCAAACATATCTTCTGTTTCCTGTGTGTGAAAGGAGCATCGTGGCAAAGCAGACGGTGTGCCCTTTGTCGGCAGGAAATCCCTGAAGACTTCCTAGACAAGCCCGCTTTGCTGTCCCCTGAAGAGTTGAAGGCAGCGAGCCGAGGCAATGGCGAGTACGCCTGGTACTACGAAGGCACGAATGGCTGGTGGCAGTACGATGAACGCACAAGCACGGAGCTGGAAGACGCTCATATAAAAGGCAAGAAGACGATCGAGATGCTGATCGCTGGGTATTTGTACGTGGCAGACTTGGAGAACATGATTCAGTTCAGGCGTAACGAGCACGGCCGGCGCCGAAAGATGAAGCGAGATGTCGCAGATATTCCCAAGAAGGGGGTAGCAGGTCTCCGGTTAGACTGTGACTCCAGTTCGCTGACTTCAGAAAGGGAGAATTCTGCTGATGGAGCAGATAGCACCGCTGGTGTTGGACCTGCGCCAGCGTCAACGCAGCCGTCGGCCAGACAGGCACCCTCCGTAGCTGACCAACCAGAGAGCCCGCTCACACCTTCCCCAGATGTCAACGTGCTGCTTGTGAACTCACTCGCTCAGTTGCAGCTCAGTAGCCACAGGGTGAGCCGGAATCacagaggtgagggggaggagcagaGTGCGGCCAGGGTGTCGTATGATAACACAGAGTCAGCCACGAGCACTGACGCAGAGGACGAGAATGCCGGCTTGCTCCAGGAATCCACAGCCATTGCCCTCAGTGGGCAAATAATCGTTTCTCCAACCAATGAGCGGGAAAATGAGATACCAGGTGGTGAGCCATCCCCAGAAGGAGCAACAAGCAATGGTCTCAGAGCCAGGGAGCAGCACCCTGATGGACAGTGCACTGTGACAGAAGTCTAG
- the rnf146 gene encoding E3 ubiquitin-protein ligase rnf146 isoform X2, giving the protein MASCGNIDHASNMLPGGRKLSDSCSSTTPTLTVPECAICLQTCVHPVKLPCKHIFCFLCVKGASWQSRRCALCRQEIPEDFLDKPALLSPEELKAASRGNGEYAWYYEGTNGWWQYDERTSTELEDAHIKGKKTIEMLIAGYLYVADLENMIQFRRNEHGRRRKMKRDVADIPKKGVAGLRLDCDSSSLTSERENSADGADSTAGVGPAPASTQPSARQAPSVADQPESPLTPSPDVNVLLVNSLAQLQLSSHRVSRNHRGEGEEQSAARVSYDNTESATSTDAEDENAGLLQESTAIALSGQIIVSPTNERENEIPGGEPSPEGATSNGLRAREQHPDGQCTVTEV; this is encoded by the coding sequence ATGGCTAGCTGCGGGAACATTGATCACGCATCAAACATGCTTCCAGGAGGACGGAAGTTAAGTGACTCCTGCTCAAGCACTACACCAACCCTGACTGTACCAGAATGTGCTATTTGCCTGCAGACTTGTGTTCACCCTGTGAAACTGCCTTGCAAACATATCTTCTGTTTCCTGTGTGTGAAAGGAGCATCGTGGCAAAGCAGACGGTGTGCCCTTTGTCGGCAGGAAATCCCTGAAGACTTCCTAGACAAGCCCGCTTTGCTGTCCCCTGAAGAGTTGAAGGCAGCGAGCCGAGGCAATGGCGAGTACGCCTGGTACTACGAAGGCACGAATGGCTGGTGGCAGTACGATGAACGCACAAGCACGGAGCTGGAAGACGCTCATATAAAAGGCAAGAAGACGATCGAGATGCTGATCGCTGGGTATTTGTACGTGGCAGACTTGGAGAACATGATTCAGTTCAGGCGTAACGAGCACGGCCGGCGCCGAAAGATGAAGCGAGATGTCGCAGATATTCCCAAGAAGGGGGTAGCAGGTCTCCGGTTAGACTGTGACTCCAGTTCGCTGACTTCAGAAAGGGAGAATTCTGCTGATGGAGCAGATAGCACCGCTGGTGTTGGACCTGCGCCAGCGTCAACGCAGCCGTCGGCCAGACAGGCACCCTCCGTAGCTGACCAACCAGAGAGCCCGCTCACACCTTCCCCAGATGTCAACGTGCTGCTTGTGAACTCACTCGCTCAGTTGCAGCTCAGTAGCCACAGGGTGAGCCGGAATCacagaggtgagggggaggagcagaGTGCGGCCAGGGTGTCGTATGATAACACAGAGTCAGCCACGAGCACTGACGCAGAGGACGAGAATGCCGGCTTGCTCCAGGAATCCACAGCCATTGCCCTCAGTGGGCAAATAATCGTTTCTCCAACCAATGAGCGGGAAAATGAGATACCAGGTGGTGAGCCATCCCCAGAAGGAGCAACAAGCAATGGTCTCAGAGCCAGGGAGCAGCACCCTGATGGACAGTGCACTGTGACAGAAGTCTAG